The Aythya fuligula isolate bAytFul2 chromosome 1, bAytFul2.pri, whole genome shotgun sequence nucleotide sequence ctgtccccagccaccTTAGGGGGGAGAAATCCTTCACTCGGAGGGtggcacagagaagctgtggatgccccatccctggaggtgttcaaggccaggctggatggggctttgggcaacaaGCAGCAAAATTCCCCCCGTGCTCCCCGCTCATCTCctgtcccctgctccccagaCGCCTTTTGGTAAGGACACCACCAAGCCAGACCAGTAAGAAAGGCACAGCcacttttcttctgtcctgCAGAAAAGCACAGGAGGATCACTTTCTGCAGTGAGCTGGGCTTTCCCAACTCGCCTGAGGAGGATGCCACAACATTTCCAATTCCCCGCCTGGGCACAatcctgcagcacagaggtgcTGTTGGATGTTGGATGAACAGAAGCAGGCTGGTCACTGGCAGCTGGGGTTGTCTCAAAGCCCCAGTCATGACCCACAAGGTTCTACCAGGCTTTGGAGCCCACCAGCCAGGGCGAGGAATTGGGGCTGAGGTCCTCAGTGCTCACCAGGGAGCGAGGAACAGCTCAGGGAAAGTGAGCTTGGCACAGCGAAGGGGAAATGCTTTCCCCCTGCAGGAAAGAACTAGAAGCTGGTGCTTCCTCACAGCCAGATCCGCTTGGTTTCAGCTGCCTTGAAGGAGCCACGAGGCACACCCGGCCAAACTCCTCCTCAGGCTCCACCAGCAGGTCCCAGAGAAGCGAGCAGTgcggccagcagcaggacctggcCCCATTCCCTCCCCACTGCCCAGCCCCTCAGCCTTGCACCCtgccctccttttcccttctccagcttTCAGAAACCGAATCCCTCCCCAGAGGAGCACCTCCACCCCACgggatgtgctgctgcagggcgcAGAGGTCCCAGTGCCACCTCAGTGGGAAGGAAACAGCTTAGAGAGCATCCCCAGAGCTTGGTGTCTGCAGATCACAGAAAGTTTGTGACCCGCACCGACAGGATCCCAGTGCTTTAAAATAGACAGAGTTTGAGTCGCAGTGGTGGTGTCCCCTGACAAAGTTACCTCGGCCCTCCCTGTTACTCCCCCCACTTGGTTCATTATTATTAACGTCGCTACAATAAATACCAGAACGAAACGGACTGCGTTTGGCCACCTATCCTAGagctcctcttccccttcacGTCTTTGCAGCCTCGGTTTCTCTCCCTGTCAGTCACCGGAGGAGCCTTTAGGGATGAACCGCTTGGCTATGTGGCTGGCCACGTAATAAAAGCCTTGCAGGAGGGTGGCTGTGGCATCAACGGCCAGCGAGAAGGTGCCACCGATCCCAGCGGCCAGGTCCTTGAGGACAGAGGGGATGGCACAGACGGAGTGGTAGGGGAAAGCAGCGAGGTGGAGGACGAACCCCACGGGGATGCGCAGGATCCTGTAGGTGAGGAACGCCACGTCTTGGACGATTTCCAGGAAGCCCAGCGAGATGTTGGCGACAACCCTCCCCAGGTCGTAGGGGATGCTGATGAGCACCATGCTGATGGCTTGCAGGTAGGACACCACCCCGCCCCACAGGCTGGAGGCTCCGTCCAGGAGGGTGCTGCCCACCCGCTTGATGACAAGCCACAGGAAGTAAAAGGTGAACTTCACCAGCTCCACCAGCAGGTAGATGAGGAGCTCCAGGAGTTTGATGAAGGGGGTGGCAATGATGCCAGCCACCTTTCTCACCAAGCCGCTCTCCTTGGACTCCTGCCTGTCGTTTGTTCCCACTTGTCCCCCGGCCCGGATCTGGCCGACGGCTTGCAGTATCGCTTCCACTTTCTCCTTGTTTTTGCTGTCTCCTCCACAGCTGCCCTTGAAGAGCTCGatccctgccaggagctgctcctccagctcacCCACCTTCAGGTCTGCCAGGCTGTTTTCATCGCTGGTCTTTTTCACCAGCCCTAAGGACCACCCCTCTGCAGCGTCACAGCACGCCGCCAGCCACAGCGCCTCGGGCACCGACACCTTGCCTTTGACACGGACGCTGGAAGGAATCGCGCCCGCGAGGAGGTACAGGTGGTCCTTGCTGGGGCAGTGAGGGGCCAGGGCTTGCTCCACCACCCTCCCGATGTCTCTGTGCCAGGTTTTGCTCAGAGAGGGACTCAGGGGGACGGCGTTCGTCAGCGTGTAGGTGGCCGTCTGGAAGTCTTCCTCGTTGAGCAGGCTGGGGTTTAGCAGCCCCCGCTCGTAGCCAGAGCCCACGTAGTCTGAGGTCAGGGCTTGGTTGGCACCCAGGTTGGCCACCGTGCCAACGAGATCAGCCTCGAGCACCATCTCCTGCTGGTCGTTGTCCGGGTCATCTACCTGAAATGGCAGAAAAGGGTTAGTGAGTGCAATTTGCCTTCCtaaaaaagctaaaatgagCCTTGAAGTGTATTTTCTACGAGGGCCGCTACTCCACGCTACAGATCACACCCTGAGATCCACAATCCTTAAATCTAACAAGCAACCTGGAGTCTCTGAACCATCAAATCTAAGCAACGAAGGAAAAAATCCATGAGGTGTAGGATGCCTAGAGAACGCATTTACCTCTCTGCGCTCACAGAATAGGTGGGACGCTGTGGCAGGTGACCTGAATTTCACTGCCCTGACCGCAGACGTGCCAGCGAGCTCGGGGCTTGTCATTAGCAGTCTGAACCTCGTCTTTAATGACCTCCCAGCATCGTGTGGGCGAGGACGCTGTCACCGCAGGTCCTCGGTGGAATCCGTGCTATGTGCCTGTGTCTGTCCTTCCCACCCTCCCGACCCCCAGGCAGTAACAACCCCTCCTGGCGCCTCGCACGCAGCCGGGTCAGGAGGTAATAAGCGGTGGGAGCAGGAGATTTGGGGCACCGCCGTGTGCTCAGGGCTTTCTCAGGTGGCcgcagctctgcctgctccttaGTCACTCCTCTCGACACCGCAGCCTCTCCAAATTGTCATTTTCTTCCCCGAATTAGAGGGTGAGCATGCTGGCAGCAACTCAGGGGTGGCAGGCAGGCTCCGGCAGTCACCGCCTCGTGTTGTCTCTGTTTCTGCTCCCAACATCGTGCTGGCCCGATTACATTGTTCTCTTGGCTCATGTGTGCAGTTCCCTGCACTACATCATACAAATTTTGGAGACGTATAGGGCAAAGAGTTCCTATTCTACCCTGAATCACCCCCATCATCCTTCCTGGTCCCTTAGCTCTCCTGCAACCAGACAGATGTCCACTACTTACGTGCTTTAAACTTGCATGGAGCTGGCGTTTCCTCAgtgccacagctcctgcctcaCCTCCCCTGCGTTCGGTGTAGGCAGCTATCCGTCCTATCCATCCTCCTCCCCGTACAGTACAAACCGTGCTTTGGATGCTTCTCGCCTCAGGCAAGCCCCTGCAGGCTGGCCCCAGGACACAGCAGTGCCAACACAAACCGTGTCACCGGGCTGCATTACCCCCGGCTGCCTGCTAGGAGGGTTCTTGCTTCATTTTGAACCTGCTTCGGGACTGGGAGGCTTCCTACGTGCGGAGGCACAAGTCTTCGCTTTCTCTGAAGGCAGCACTTAGCAAGACTTCTGCCTTGCTCCGCAGCCCTTGCTCAGACACCCCGAGCTCGCCCTAAAgcttctgggctgcagctggccagGAGTTTTGAGAGCTGAGacacccagctctgcctcctcgCAGGGATTCCCAGCCTGCAAGCAGCAGACGGCGTAGACTTGAATTTATGAGCTGATGCATGCATTCCTGGAGGTGCCTATCAAGCAAATATGTGGCCGGTTACCTGTTCGGCTGCGGGGATTTGCACATACCGCCGGGATTGTTTGGGCGCAGTTAGGAAAGAACACCAGAAATGTGGCTGTGTGCATGCGTGAGGCCCTGACATCACCGAGCGCCGGTGCTTACAATAACTCCCGGTGTGGTTTGTAATCACTCACGCACTGCTGAGTGCTTCGTGCCTCCTGTAACTCAGCCCCAAAGGCATGCTGGCTCCTGCGCTGTCTCTGACCTGCACGCAGGCTGCCTCTCCTCGCTGCCCCAAAAAACCTTTGGGTTGTGTCGCAGCAAGAGCAGATCTGCGTCCATGGAGCCGGCTGCAATCCACCTGCTGAAATACCCTGCGATGGCTCGGGGCAAGATCCAAGCAGACAGGCAAACACCTCATTCCCAGggggatttaaaaataaattattcatccAAGCAGCTGTGCAGAACCGAGTCCAAGCACCTATCAATATTAAATGGGCTTCGTACAGTGGGGGTTGCCATTTTGCAGAAGGGAGTGAACCTGATGCTGAGGTGTGTGTTGTAGGAAGCTCATGGGTGGCTCCAGGAGCACCAGCTTCTCTCCATGGTCTACCAAGGCTGAGAGGAAAGCCCAGATGTAGCCATGGCTGGGGGATGCAAATCCCATCCTGTTCCTCTGGCTGATGGAAATCATCGATCAGATGGAAACACAAGGCGACTCACCCAGCCTGTCCTATCTTAGGAGAGGAAAAGCAACTCCTGTGTTCTCCATCTCTCTCAAGCCAAGACTCAGACCAAACTACAGGCTTTCAGATGACCAAAACATGACAAGGTGAAAGCCACCGTAGTGGCTTGCTCTTAACCCTAACAAGTCAGCAATAGAGCAGGTTTGGGGACCAAAGCCTGGGGGCTTCCCATCAGTGTCCTGCCCATCAGGACACTCCTGGCCTCTCATTTTTTATCAGTCCTGGTTCCTGGATTAATTCACATTTTCCAGCCGCCAATCAGCGCTGGGTGTAGCTGacattccttttatttctcatc carries:
- the ENDOD1 gene encoding endonuclease domain-containing 1 protein; amino-acid sequence: MGPSPYPAQADSPRERTMKALILFWLCVLLFPGFSQGRVVGEDEAGFAECNVFFPGQVPPEGFTEPFHVKICQQYNREPRFATLYSTKDKIPLYSAFKYTKAAQNEEESWLVEPQVDDPDNDQQEMVLEADLVGTVANLGANQALTSDYVGSGYERGLLNPSLLNEEDFQTATYTLTNAVPLSPSLSKTWHRDIGRVVEQALAPHCPSKDHLYLLAGAIPSSVRVKGKVSVPEALWLAACCDAAEGWSLGLVKKTSDENSLADLKVGELEEQLLAGIELFKGSCGGDSKNKEKVEAILQAVGQIRAGGQVGTNDRQESKESGLVRKVAGIIATPFIKLLELLIYLLVELVKFTFYFLWLVIKRVGSTLLDGASSLWGGVVSYLQAISMVLISIPYDLGRVVANISLGFLEIVQDVAFLTYRILRIPVGFVLHLAAFPYHSVCAIPSVLKDLAAGIGGTFSLAVDATATLLQGFYYVASHIAKRFIPKGSSGD